In Vibrio diazotrophicus, the following proteins share a genomic window:
- the ppiD gene encoding peptidylprolyl isomerase, translating to MMDRLREGVNSIAVKIILGLIILSFIFAGVGSYLVSGGNNAAAKVGSIEIDRGQFEQAYQNERNRMQSQMGDYFANLLADPAYVASFRKSVLDRMINDVLIEQHANSLGLRISDEQVRKLILDMPQFQSEDKFDQEIYQAALRRAGFNAESFAEYLRRDLLRSQLTSALQGSEFTLQGEIDAQSALIAQTRDIRTVTLSLKDFASNVAVSDEDVQKFYSENPERYTRPEQVKVSYIELSAEKLAEQVTISDEQVKEYYQEHLDKYSTAEQREVSHILVQGDDEAKAQAILDELKAGADFAKLAEEKSEDIGSSENGGSLGWIERDTMDPAFEAAAFGLASVGEVSGLVKSDFGYHIIKLDGVKASTAKPLEEVAAEIKTELSSQKAVDTFYELQTELEKVAFEYPDSLDEAAKATSAQVVKTDFISQSDMPTALQNASVQQAIQSPEVKEDGLNSSVIEVAPEHVVVVRVDETRPEMVLPLEEVKDQVVAQLSKVKGEQQALELADKLIAGLEQGDKTLLEENKLAFGELETVDRGSQLAQTVYSMPKPQADQVVYAQAKDLDGNIVLIELSKVEAKIEPQYQNQIGAQLSRIAVQQDIAGVLSVLRANTDIEYFAVSQ from the coding sequence GCAGGGGTAGGTAGCTACCTAGTCAGTGGCGGTAATAACGCGGCGGCTAAAGTTGGCAGCATTGAGATTGACCGTGGTCAGTTTGAGCAAGCTTATCAAAACGAAAGAAACCGTATGCAATCTCAAATGGGTGACTATTTTGCTAACTTACTAGCAGATCCAGCGTACGTTGCTTCTTTCCGTAAATCTGTTTTAGATCGCATGATCAACGATGTCCTCATTGAGCAGCATGCGAATTCATTAGGTCTAAGAATCAGCGACGAGCAAGTTCGTAAACTGATTTTGGACATGCCTCAGTTCCAATCTGAAGATAAGTTCGACCAAGAAATCTACCAAGCAGCACTGCGTCGTGCAGGCTTTAACGCTGAGTCTTTTGCTGAGTATCTGCGTCGTGATCTACTGCGTAGTCAGCTAACGTCAGCGCTACAAGGTAGTGAGTTTACTTTACAGGGTGAAATTGACGCTCAAAGCGCGTTGATTGCACAAACCCGAGATATTCGTACTGTTACATTGTCTTTGAAAGATTTTGCCAGCAATGTGGCAGTAAGCGACGAAGACGTACAGAAGTTCTATTCTGAGAATCCAGAGCGTTACACTCGCCCAGAACAAGTAAAAGTCTCTTATATTGAGCTATCAGCCGAGAAGTTGGCTGAGCAAGTGACTATCAGCGATGAGCAAGTGAAAGAGTACTATCAAGAGCATCTAGACAAGTATTCTACCGCTGAGCAACGCGAAGTTAGCCATATCTTAGTACAAGGCGATGACGAAGCTAAAGCTCAAGCGATTCTTGATGAGCTAAAAGCAGGTGCAGATTTTGCAAAACTTGCTGAAGAAAAATCTGAAGATATTGGTAGCTCAGAAAATGGCGGTTCTTTAGGTTGGATTGAACGAGATACAATGGATCCTGCATTTGAAGCGGCAGCGTTTGGCTTGGCTTCAGTTGGCGAAGTGTCTGGTCTTGTTAAGTCCGATTTCGGTTACCACATTATCAAATTGGATGGTGTCAAAGCTTCAACTGCTAAACCGTTGGAAGAAGTGGCAGCAGAAATTAAGACTGAACTGTCTTCTCAAAAAGCGGTAGACACTTTCTATGAGCTACAAACTGAGCTAGAGAAAGTAGCGTTTGAATATCCAGATTCGCTCGATGAAGCAGCTAAAGCGACTTCGGCACAAGTGGTTAAGACAGACTTTATTTCTCAATCAGATATGCCAACAGCTCTGCAAAATGCATCAGTTCAGCAAGCGATTCAGTCTCCTGAAGTTAAAGAAGATGGCTTGAACTCTTCTGTTATTGAAGTGGCACCAGAACATGTGGTTGTTGTACGTGTTGATGAAACGCGTCCTGAAATGGTTCTACCTCTAGAAGAAGTCAAAGATCAGGTTGTTGCACAACTGTCTAAAGTAAAAGGTGAGCAACAAGCACTAGAGCTTGCGGATAAGTTGATTGCTGGTCTTGAGCAAGGTGATAAGACTCTGCTTGAAGAGAACAAACTGGCATTCGGTGAGTTAGAAACGGTAGACCGTGGCTCTCAACTTGCTCAAACGGTTTACTCTATGCCTAAACCGCAAGCAGACCAGGTCGTGTACGCTCAAGCGAAAGATCTGGACGGTAATATCGTTCTAATTGAACTAAGCAAGGTTGAAGCGAAGATTGAACCTCAATATCAAAATCAAATTGGTGCGCAGCTTTCTCGTATTGCAGTGCAACAAGATATTGCGGGCGTTCTGTCTGTGCTAAGAGCGAATACGGATATCGAATATTTTGCTGTGAGCCAATAA
- a CDS encoding ComEA family DNA-binding protein: protein MTSVSAADNSTNQTVKTDDIVITVNVNTASAEEISTLLKGVGLKKAQAIVEYRDQHGPFASKDDLTKVKGIGASTVKKNEDRILL from the coding sequence ATGACGAGTGTGTCCGCAGCAGATAACAGTACTAATCAGACAGTGAAAACAGATGATATTGTGATAACGGTGAATGTGAATACCGCATCAGCCGAAGAAATATCCACTTTACTAAAAGGTGTTGGACTTAAAAAAGCGCAAGCGATTGTTGAATATCGTGACCAGCATGGGCCATTCGCATCTAAAGATGATCTTACTAAGGTAAAAGGTATTGGTGCCTCAACAGTAAAGAAAAACGAAGACCGGATTCTTCTGTGA
- the cmk gene encoding (d)CMP kinase gives MPSHTPVITVDGPSGAGKGTLCMLLANKLGFHLLDSGAIYRVLALAAIHHGVDLESEDALVPLAMHLDVQFIAEGDLVKVILEGEDVSKELRKEETGMAASKVAAQPRVREALLRRQRAFAEGNGLVADGRDMGTVVFPNAEAKIFLDASAEERARRRFKQLQLKGLDVKFDALLSEIQERDDRDRNRPVAPLRPAEDALVLDSTEMSIDEVVEKALQYIESKLAE, from the coding sequence ATGCCCTCACACACTCCGGTGATCACTGTCGACGGCCCAAGTGGCGCAGGCAAAGGCACCCTTTGTATGCTATTGGCAAACAAACTCGGTTTTCATCTTTTAGACTCAGGTGCGATTTATCGCGTATTAGCACTTGCAGCTATCCATCATGGTGTGGATCTTGAGTCCGAAGACGCGTTAGTGCCTCTGGCTATGCATTTAGATGTTCAGTTCATCGCTGAAGGTGACTTAGTTAAAGTTATCCTTGAGGGCGAAGATGTTTCCAAAGAACTGCGCAAAGAAGAGACTGGCATGGCGGCTTCTAAAGTCGCGGCTCAACCTCGCGTGCGTGAGGCTTTGCTGCGCAGACAACGCGCATTTGCTGAAGGCAATGGCTTAGTAGCTGACGGTCGTGATATGGGAACGGTGGTATTCCCTAATGCTGAAGCTAAAATTTTCTTAGATGCTAGCGCTGAAGAAAGAGCTCGTAGACGATTCAAGCAGTTGCAACTGAAGGGGCTTGATGTTAAATTTGACGCCCTTTTAAGCGAAATCCAAGAGCGTGACGATCGAGATCGTAACCGCCCAGTGGCTCCATTACGCCCTGCAGAGGATGCGCTTGTGCTTGATTCAACCGAAATGTCTATCGACGAAGTTGTCGAAAAAGCACTACAATATATCGAATCGAAGTTGGCGGAATAA
- the rpsA gene encoding 30S ribosomal protein S1: MTESFAQLFEEFLNETEFQQGSIVKGTVVAIENGYVLVDAGLKSESAIPAEQFKNAAGELEVEVGSEVDVALDAVEDGFGETQLSREKAKRHESWIVLEKAYEEAETVVGIINGKVKGGFTVELNGIRAFLPGSLVDVRPIRDTAHLENKELEFKVIKLDQKRNNVVVSRRAVIESESSVERDELLETLQEGTEVKGIVKNLTDYGAFVDLGGVDGLLHITDMAWKRVKHPSEIVNVGDEILVKVLKFDRDRTRVSLGLKQLGEDPWVAIAKRYPEGHKLSGRVTNLTDYGCFVEIEEGVEGLVHVSEMDWTNKNIHPSKVVNVGDEVEVMVLDIDEERRRISLGLKQCKANPWQSFAEAQAKGDKVTGKIKSITDFGIFIGLDGGIDGLVHLSDISWNVPGEEAVREYKKGDEISAVVLAVDAERERISLGVKQMENDPFNAYVADNKKGALVNGTVTAVDAKGATIELEEGVEGYIRASEVARDRIEDATLILSVGDSVEAKFTGVDRKNRVINLSIKAKDEAEEQEAMASINQEDGASFGNAMADAFKAAKGE; encoded by the coding sequence ATGACTGAATCTTTTGCTCAACTCTTTGAAGAGTTCCTAAATGAAACTGAGTTCCAACAAGGTAGTATCGTTAAAGGTACTGTAGTAGCTATCGAGAACGGTTACGTTCTTGTAGATGCTGGCCTTAAGTCTGAGTCTGCTATCCCTGCTGAACAGTTCAAGAACGCTGCTGGCGAACTTGAAGTTGAAGTTGGTTCTGAAGTAGATGTTGCTCTAGACGCTGTTGAAGACGGTTTCGGTGAAACTCAACTTTCTCGTGAGAAAGCTAAGCGTCACGAATCATGGATCGTTCTTGAGAAAGCATACGAAGAAGCTGAAACTGTTGTTGGTATCATCAACGGTAAAGTTAAAGGCGGTTTCACTGTTGAACTAAACGGTATCCGTGCATTCCTTCCAGGCTCTCTAGTAGACGTACGTCCAATCCGTGACACTGCTCACCTAGAAAACAAAGAGCTAGAGTTCAAAGTTATCAAGCTAGACCAGAAACGTAACAACGTAGTTGTTTCTCGTCGTGCTGTTATCGAATCAGAAAGCAGCGTTGAGCGTGACGAACTTCTTGAAACTCTACAAGAAGGTACTGAAGTTAAAGGTATCGTTAAGAACCTTACTGACTACGGTGCATTCGTTGACCTTGGTGGTGTTGACGGTCTTCTACATATCACTGATATGGCATGGAAACGCGTTAAGCACCCATCAGAAATCGTTAACGTTGGTGACGAAATCCTAGTTAAAGTTCTTAAGTTCGACCGTGACCGTACTCGCGTATCACTAGGTCTTAAGCAACTAGGCGAAGATCCATGGGTAGCAATCGCTAAGCGTTACCCAGAAGGTCACAAACTATCTGGTCGCGTAACTAACCTAACTGACTACGGCTGCTTCGTTGAAATCGAAGAAGGCGTTGAAGGTCTAGTTCACGTTTCAGAAATGGATTGGACTAACAAGAACATCCACCCATCTAAAGTTGTTAATGTTGGCGACGAAGTTGAGGTTATGGTTCTTGATATCGACGAAGAGCGTCGTCGTATCTCTCTAGGTCTGAAACAGTGTAAAGCTAACCCATGGCAGTCATTCGCTGAAGCGCAAGCTAAAGGCGACAAAGTTACTGGTAAGATCAAGTCAATCACTGACTTCGGTATCTTCATCGGTCTTGACGGCGGCATCGACGGTCTAGTTCACCTATCTGACATCTCTTGGAACGTTCCTGGAGAAGAAGCTGTACGTGAGTACAAGAAAGGCGACGAGATCTCTGCAGTTGTTCTAGCAGTAGACGCAGAGCGTGAGCGTATCTCTCTAGGCGTTAAGCAAATGGAAAACGACCCATTCAATGCTTATGTAGCTGACAACAAGAAAGGTGCTCTAGTTAACGGTACTGTTACTGCAGTTGACGCTAAAGGTGCAACTATCGAGCTAGAAGAAGGCGTAGAAGGTTACATCCGCGCTTCTGAAGTTGCTCGTGACCGCATTGAAGATGCAACTCTAATCCTAAGCGTTGGTGACAGCGTTGAAGCGAAATTTACTGGTGTAGACCGTAAGAACCGCGTAATCAACCTATCTATCAAAGCTAAAGATGAAGCTGAAGAGCAAGAAGCAATGGCTTCTATCAACCAAGAAGATGGTGCTTCTTTCGGTAACGCAATGGCAGACGCTTTCAAAGCAGCTAAAGGCGAATAA
- the ihfB gene encoding integration host factor subunit beta produces MTKSELIERLCAEQTHLSAKEIEDAVKDILEHMANTLESGDRIEIRGFGSFSLHYREPRVGRNPKTGEKVELEGKYVPHFKPGKELRERVNG; encoded by the coding sequence ATGACTAAGTCTGAATTGATCGAAAGGCTCTGTGCTGAGCAAACACATCTGTCGGCAAAAGAAATCGAAGATGCGGTAAAAGATATTCTTGAGCATATGGCCAACACTCTAGAGAGTGGAGATCGCATCGAAATTCGTGGTTTCGGTAGTTTCTCTCTTCACTATCGCGAGCCACGCGTTGGCCGTAACCCTAAGACAGGTGAAAAAGTGGAACTTGAAGGCAAATATGTGCCTCATTTCAAACCTGGTAAGGAATTACGCGAGAGAGTGAACGGTTAA
- a CDS encoding LapA family protein produces the protein MKIIKIVVVLALFLIALALGSQNQEVVTFNYLLAQGEFHLSTLLGSVFVTGFVLAWIIFGSLHLKSQLKVRKLNKQLKKATPAVKDSSENRVNIG, from the coding sequence ATGAAAATTATAAAAATCGTTGTGGTACTCGCTCTCTTCTTGATTGCACTGGCTTTGGGTTCCCAAAACCAAGAAGTCGTGACTTTCAATTATCTACTCGCACAAGGTGAGTTTCATCTATCCACTCTCCTCGGTTCTGTATTTGTCACTGGCTTTGTCCTTGCTTGGATTATTTTTGGCAGCTTACATCTTAAATCTCAATTGAAAGTACGTAAGTTAAACAAACAACTTAAAAAAGCGACGCCAGCAGTTAAAGACTCATCTGAAAACAGAGTTAATATTGGATAA
- the lapB gene encoding lipopolysaccharide assembly protein LapB: MLEILFLLLPIAAAYGWYMGNRSAQHDKQKHSHQISRQYVTGLNLLLSDQSDKAVDHFIELLQVDNETIDTHLALGNLFRSRGEVDRAIRIHQNLISRSGLTIEQKNLALQQLAKDYMVSGFLDRAEKIFEQLIDEPEHRESALQQLTSIYQQTREWHKAIECASALVKMGRKRMKSSIAHFLCELAMQEKANGSDSKSIQLFKRALAEDPKCVRASIALGKSYLESEDYKQTIHYMKMVLDQDIDFIGEVLPTLAECYYHLGQEHELVEFLRKCIENKAGVSAELMLAQLVAQHEGVATAQELLTRQLVKNPTMKGFYRLIDYHIAEAEEGRAKASLSTLKKLVGEQLKVKPHYRCRKCGFSTHSLYWHCPSCKGWGSVKPIRGLDGE, encoded by the coding sequence ATGTTAGAAATTCTCTTCTTGTTACTACCAATCGCTGCCGCTTATGGTTGGTATATGGGTAATCGTAGTGCCCAGCATGACAAGCAGAAGCATTCTCACCAAATCTCACGTCAATATGTTACGGGTTTAAACCTGCTATTGTCTGATCAGTCAGACAAGGCAGTTGATCACTTTATTGAACTTCTTCAAGTAGATAACGAGACCATAGACACTCACCTTGCTTTAGGTAATTTGTTTCGTTCCCGAGGGGAAGTTGATCGTGCTATTCGCATCCACCAAAACCTAATCTCCCGGTCAGGGCTGACCATAGAACAGAAAAATCTGGCTCTTCAGCAGCTAGCGAAAGATTACATGGTCTCCGGTTTCTTGGATCGCGCGGAGAAAATTTTTGAACAACTTATCGATGAGCCTGAGCATCGCGAGTCCGCTTTACAGCAGTTGACATCCATTTATCAGCAAACACGTGAATGGCACAAAGCCATTGAATGTGCATCAGCGTTGGTAAAAATGGGACGAAAACGCATGAAGAGCAGCATTGCTCATTTCTTGTGTGAGTTGGCAATGCAGGAAAAAGCAAATGGTAGCGACAGCAAAAGTATTCAGCTTTTTAAACGAGCACTAGCAGAAGATCCTAAATGTGTGAGAGCAAGTATTGCTCTAGGCAAGTCTTACTTAGAAAGTGAAGATTATAAGCAGACTATCCATTACATGAAGATGGTTCTGGATCAAGATATCGACTTCATCGGTGAAGTATTACCTACACTGGCTGAGTGTTACTACCATCTTGGTCAAGAGCACGAACTGGTCGAGTTTCTGCGTAAGTGTATTGAAAACAAAGCGGGTGTATCTGCCGAGTTAATGCTGGCTCAGTTGGTTGCTCAGCATGAGGGTGTTGCAACTGCGCAAGAACTGTTAACTCGTCAGTTAGTGAAGAACCCAACGATGAAAGGTTTCTATCGTCTGATCGATTATCATATTGCTGAGGCAGAAGAAGGGCGAGCGAAAGCCAGTTTGTCTACGCTTAAGAAGCTTGTCGGTGAACAGTTAAAAGTTAAGCCGCATTATCGATGTCGGAAATGTGGATTTTCAACCCATTCTTTATATTGGCACTGTCCTTCTTGTAAAGGGTGGGGATCCGTCAAACCGATTCGGGGTTTGGATGGAGAATAG
- the pyrF gene encoding orotidine-5'-phosphate decarboxylase: MNDQKVIVALDYDNQADALAFVSRIDPTSCRLKVGKEMFTLFGPDFVRELHKRGFSVFLDLKFHDIPNTCSKAVKAAAELGVWMVNVHASGGERMMAASREILEPYGKDRPLLIGVTVLTSMEQSDLAGIGLDIKPQDQVMRLATLTKNAGLDGVVCSAQESQMLKQSLGKEFKLVTPGIRPAGADVGDQRRIMTPYEAVKAGSDYLVIGRPITQAADPAVVLAEINASLA; this comes from the coding sequence ATGAACGACCAGAAAGTGATCGTTGCACTGGATTATGATAATCAAGCGGATGCGCTTGCATTTGTCAGTAGAATCGACCCAACAAGCTGTCGCTTAAAAGTGGGCAAAGAGATGTTTACGCTTTTTGGCCCAGATTTCGTTCGTGAACTACATAAACGTGGCTTCTCTGTATTCTTAGATCTTAAGTTTCATGACATCCCAAATACCTGTTCTAAAGCAGTAAAAGCTGCCGCTGAACTTGGAGTTTGGATGGTCAACGTCCATGCTAGTGGTGGTGAGCGCATGATGGCTGCTTCTCGAGAAATCTTAGAACCGTATGGTAAAGACCGTCCATTGTTAATTGGTGTAACGGTATTGACGAGCATGGAGCAAAGTGATCTTGCTGGTATTGGCTTGGATATTAAACCTCAGGATCAAGTAATGCGTTTAGCGACCCTGACAAAAAATGCTGGCTTAGATGGCGTGGTGTGTTCTGCACAAGAATCTCAAATGCTCAAACAAAGCTTAGGTAAGGAGTTTAAATTGGTGACTCCTGGTATTCGTCCGGCTGGCGCTGATGTTGGTGATCAACGCCGTATTATGACGCCATATGAAGCCGTTAAAGCAGGCTCAGATTACCTAGTAATTGGCCGACCAATCACTCAAGCTGCAGACCCAGCCGTAGTACTTGCAGAAATTAACGCATCATTAGCGTAA
- the miaE gene encoding tRNA isopentenyl-2-thiomethyl-A-37 hydroxylase MiaE gives MNQDQTFNTLLVPIHQFLQCPTPDAWIEEARRPANLSRILRDHLLCELKAAQSAVFLLKRYALTEEGKKQITQLVEPYELFAYKGIGSLDTLCGKSQLSKSISAKEGCAYGQDMIDKMVLLIKEELHHFYQVLEIIEQQGLEYRPITASRYAKGMIKHVRTYEPEALIDKLIIGAYIEARSCERFAKLAPYLEESIQKFYISLLRSEARHYQDYLALAEKISTQDITDRVKYFGEVEAKLISSNDTEFRFHSGSPV, from the coding sequence ATGAACCAAGACCAAACCTTCAATACTCTGCTCGTCCCAATCCATCAGTTTCTACAATGCCCGACACCTGATGCTTGGATTGAAGAAGCCAGAAGACCTGCGAACTTATCTAGAATCCTACGCGACCATCTCTTATGTGAGCTGAAAGCGGCTCAGAGCGCTGTTTTTTTACTAAAGCGATATGCGCTTACTGAAGAAGGTAAAAAGCAGATAACCCAGCTTGTGGAGCCATATGAGCTATTTGCTTACAAAGGCATAGGAAGCCTAGATACGTTGTGCGGGAAAAGCCAGCTATCAAAATCAATTAGCGCCAAAGAAGGCTGCGCTTATGGACAAGACATGATTGACAAAATGGTCCTCCTTATTAAAGAAGAGCTGCATCACTTTTATCAGGTTTTGGAAATCATTGAACAACAAGGCTTAGAATATCGCCCTATTACAGCGAGTCGTTACGCGAAAGGCATGATAAAACACGTCCGAACTTATGAACCAGAAGCTCTTATAGATAAGCTAATTATCGGTGCATATATCGAAGCCCGCTCATGCGAACGCTTTGCTAAGCTCGCTCCTTATTTAGAAGAATCTATTCAGAAGTTCTATATTTCTCTCTTGCGCTCTGAAGCACGTCACTATCAGGATTACTTAGCACTTGCTGAGAAAATATCTACACAAGATATTACAGACAGAGTTAAGTATTTTGGCGAAGTAGAAGCCAAGCTTATCTCTTCCAACGACACTGAGTTTCGATTCCATTCCGGTTCCCCGGTATAG
- the cysB gene encoding HTH-type transcriptional regulator CysB produces the protein MKLQQLKYIVEVVNHNLNVSATAESLYTSQPGISKQVRLLEDELGIQIFERSGKHLTQVTQAGEDIVRISTEILSRVESIKAVAGEHTHPEMGTLNISTTHTQARYALPEVIKGFTARYPKVSLHMHQGTPSQMSEAIAKGVANFAIATEALHLYQDAVMLPCYHWNRSIVVPKDHPLTKKDRISIEDLAAFPLVTYVFGFTGRSELDTAFNRVGLTPKVVFTATDADVIKTYVRMGIGVGVIASMAIDKEQDKDLVAIDASHIFGASTTSIGFRRGTFLRSYMFDFMERFAPHLTRPVVEQAISLKSNMEIEEMFKDIELPVR, from the coding sequence ATGAAGTTGCAGCAATTAAAGTATATCGTTGAGGTGGTCAACCATAATTTGAACGTTTCTGCCACAGCCGAGAGTTTGTATACATCTCAGCCAGGGATCAGTAAACAAGTTCGTTTATTGGAAGACGAGCTGGGCATTCAAATATTTGAACGAAGTGGTAAGCACCTTACTCAAGTAACGCAAGCTGGCGAAGATATTGTACGTATCTCGACAGAAATACTTTCTCGTGTCGAAAGTATCAAAGCCGTTGCGGGTGAACATACTCATCCAGAAATGGGTACGCTTAATATTTCAACTACTCATACGCAAGCACGCTATGCTCTGCCTGAAGTTATTAAAGGATTTACTGCTCGTTATCCAAAGGTATCTCTTCATATGCACCAAGGGACGCCGAGTCAAATGTCTGAAGCAATTGCCAAGGGTGTAGCGAATTTTGCTATTGCAACTGAGGCATTGCATCTATACCAAGATGCAGTAATGCTACCTTGTTATCACTGGAACCGTTCAATTGTTGTCCCTAAAGATCATCCATTAACAAAAAAAGACCGCATCTCAATTGAAGATTTGGCTGCTTTTCCTTTAGTGACTTACGTGTTTGGTTTTACAGGGCGTTCTGAACTGGACACGGCTTTTAATCGGGTAGGGTTAACACCTAAGGTTGTCTTTACTGCTACAGATGCAGACGTTATCAAAACCTATGTTCGTATGGGGATTGGTGTTGGTGTGATTGCCAGCATGGCAATTGATAAAGAGCAAGACAAAGACCTTGTCGCGATTGATGCGAGCCATATCTTCGGCGCGAGCACAACCAGTATTGGTTTCCGCAGAGGTACTTTCTTACGCTCTTATATGTTTGATTTTATGGAGCGATTTGCGCCTCATTTGACCCGTCCGGTTGTTGAACAAGCTATCTCTCTGAAATCCAATATGGAGATTGAAGAGATGTTTAAAGATATTGAACTTCCGGTACGTTAA
- a CDS encoding methyltransferase — protein sequence MQSKFQTIDTYLVTHQSLWRFEAFLQCLDGTSLWQQQYPQLHHWLESLSIEEIERMKNDTDELINQLSNLIPELGLISQLTRLPFTQHSVLERNLVLEAGIPGRKLSQIKALGQSVLNQHHGHEWLEWCAGKGYLGRILAFNSKQPVVSFEYQQALCESGQSDAEHLNLPMTFVQGDAFESKSAQVFHSEQHAVALHACGDLHVRLMHYATAAKTKAVSFSPCCYHLTHHDTYQAQSSMGQNSELRLTKQELRIPLQETVTGGERVKRHRQQEMSFRLGLDALLREELGFSEYMPVPSIKKSMLSEGFEAFCLWAAEQKGILLPKVNFSHYEKVGTQYFWQMERLSLVQQSFRRLLEIWLVLDKAMFLQETGYHVELSEFCNRKDTPRNILIHAVRNENS from the coding sequence ATGCAGTCCAAATTTCAAACTATCGATACTTATTTAGTCACGCACCAGTCTCTTTGGCGTTTTGAAGCATTTCTGCAATGTTTAGACGGCACTTCATTGTGGCAACAGCAATACCCTCAGTTGCATCACTGGCTCGAGAGTCTGAGCATAGAAGAGATCGAGCGTATGAAGAATGACACTGATGAGTTGATTAATCAGTTGTCTAACTTGATTCCTGAACTTGGTCTTATTTCTCAACTAACACGTTTGCCCTTTACTCAGCATTCTGTATTGGAACGAAACCTTGTACTTGAGGCGGGAATTCCCGGAAGAAAGCTTTCTCAGATTAAAGCGTTAGGACAAAGTGTACTGAATCAGCATCATGGCCATGAGTGGTTAGAATGGTGTGCTGGAAAGGGGTATCTTGGTCGAATTCTTGCTTTTAATTCAAAGCAACCTGTTGTGAGTTTTGAGTATCAGCAAGCGCTTTGTGAATCTGGACAAAGTGATGCTGAACATCTCAATTTGCCGATGACTTTCGTTCAAGGCGACGCATTTGAATCAAAAAGTGCGCAAGTTTTTCACTCTGAGCAACATGCGGTTGCGCTGCATGCGTGTGGCGATTTGCATGTTCGATTGATGCATTACGCCACAGCTGCCAAGACAAAAGCGGTTAGCTTTTCGCCATGCTGCTACCATTTGACTCACCATGATACTTATCAAGCTCAATCTTCTATGGGACAGAACTCCGAACTCCGATTAACCAAGCAAGAACTGCGAATCCCACTTCAGGAAACCGTAACTGGTGGAGAGCGAGTTAAACGTCACAGGCAGCAAGAAATGAGCTTCAGGCTGGGATTAGATGCTCTACTGAGAGAAGAATTAGGGTTTAGCGAATATATGCCCGTTCCTAGCATCAAGAAATCCATGTTGAGTGAAGGCTTTGAAGCGTTCTGTTTATGGGCAGCCGAGCAAAAAGGCATCCTTCTTCCAAAAGTGAATTTCTCACATTATGAAAAAGTGGGTACACAATATTTTTGGCAAATGGAACGGCTTAGTTTAGTTCAGCAAAGTTTTCGCCGCTTATTGGAGATTTGGCTAGTCTTAGATAAAGCGATGTTTTTGCAAGAGACAGGCTATCACGTCGAGTTGAGCGAGTTTTGCAACAGAAAGGACACACCGAGAAATATCCTTATTCATGCAGTAAGAAATGAGAATTCATAG